GCTCCTGTCAGCACTTACCTGCTTTCTTTGGCCAGCAGGggaatattttctcctttaattcCAATCCCAAGAAAGGTAATTAAGATAGATATAAAGCTTGAATTTCGGCAGTTCACTGTAGCTCCATCCTGGTGTGGAATATACAGGTTTCAAACAATATTAATAGGGCTTGATATCTTGAAAAAGGCCTTGGACTAAAGGTATGTTATTGTAAGAAAATGACAGTATGGGTCTCCATGGGGCACACTTGAGTAATCTCAAGTaccccagagactgaggcaggaggatctgtagTTGGAGGTCAATTCAGGCTGAATAATTTCTTGTtgcaaaaagaaatcaaagtgtgGGTGACCATGGAATTGGTTGGTCTCGCATCCTGGATTGCCCACTCCCCACTCTGTAAAATGCATCCAGTGTGACCCAAGGTATGGGGAGTATGTGGTGGAATGAGCAGATCCTGCTGTCATCAACAATAGAGTCCCCCTATAGAGAGAACTTCTTTGAGGTAGCTGGGTCTCCATATAGCCTAGACGTCTGACAATACTAACATTGCTGTTGTgcccccttcagcttcctgcCCCTGTGAGGCCAGCGGATGGCCACTCCAGGAACTGTCAACAATGGGGGAGACAAAATATGCTGGAGtcatttccttgtgttttccCAGACAAATGGCACAAAATGTTCTTCTCTAGAAGCTTTGTATGCCAGCCTCTGCTTAGTGTAGGTCTTGGTCCCCTGTTCTGATCCACAAGCTTACTTTCTGTTCATAGAGCTAGTCTTCAAAGTCAGTATCCCAATCAGACATGGATGTCATTTGCAAGGTATCCTGTTGAATCTTGAATGGCAGCTAGTGTGTGTGACTAATGGAGCCCAATCACAAAGAAGCATCTATTTGAATGTTGTCCACTGCTCCATGGGATCAGCTGACTTTGTGTGAAACTAATTCTCCAGAGTTGCTGCTAGCATATAGGAGACCATGTCATCAAATCTGGGAGATTGGGTGACCAGGATAGGACTGGGTGTGTATGtgcaaaaataaagataaaggaaGGATATGGCAGGAATTTGAGCTATGTCTGGAATGGGAAGTGCAGAGgaagtaggaagaaaagaaagccctCCAATAGCCTGGAGAACTTGAGCTGTCTAGTTTCCCACCAGGTCCTGAGACACAGCTTCTTAGTTTGAGCCTTTAGATTGTACTCTTTGTCTGATTTTCATGCAAGATATCCACcccctttatttattatttatttttacatgtgtgtatatgtgtgtgactatCTTGGGGCTTCTGCATGTAACTACAGGtacctgaagaagccagaaaagagaatCACCTGGTCCCTAGAGCTGGATTACAGACAATTAAATATGATGGGGCTGGGGTCCAGTTTAGTCAGAACAACTGACTGCATGAAAATACCATTTAGCCCagtaatttcacacacacacacacacacacgcacacgcacacgcacacgcacacgcacacacacacccacccaaaGAATTGGAAACAGGAACTCAaatcgctgtgtgtgtgtgtgtgtgtgtgtgtgtatatatatatatatatatatatatatatatatatatatatatatatatatattcatagcaGTACTACCCATAGTACCAAAAGGTAAAAACAATCTAAATTTCCATTGTTGGGTATATGAAGGTGAAGAATGGGGTCTTTCCATATATAATGGTGTATTACTCAGCTGTGAGAAACATGCTGCATGAAAAAAAAGCATACACAAAAGCCACAAAATGTATGAATATCTAGAACAGACAATTCCACAGAACAAAGCATATTACTAGTTCTCCAGTCCAGAAGGAGTGGTAGTGACTGCTAATGGAAACGAGGTATTTTATGGTCACCAAAATATTCTGGAACTATCTATTGTTGTGATGGTTAAACAACACTTTGTATATGCTAACATGTCTTGAAATTGTTCATTTTCAAATAACAAATTTTATGTAATGTGAATTTCACTTTGGAATCCACAAAAATGTAAACCCAACAACCCCTCACCAACAGCACAGGAAGCTCTGGGCAGAACAGAACTTAATATAGTCATTTCCACTGGGTAGCCTTGTGGCCCCTCTTAGCTGTGGCCacccctcttctgttttctcctaGCACCATCCTGCTGTACCACATCATGGCCTGGGGCCTGGCTGTGCTGCTCTGTGTGGAGGGTGCAGTCATGCTCTACTACCCTTCTGTGTCCAGGTAAGCCCCATCATTCAGACAATTCCTGGTCGATTGTGTGCCTCTAATTAGGACTGAAAAGCAGGTATAGCTAatccaactggaaaaaaaatgagaggggcaggggaggtaACTTAGTGGTAGAGAATTTTGTTAACATGCATGAGGCCTTGAGATAATCTCTTCCCCACAAATGGAGATACTTATAAAACCTCAAGGTCCTAAGTATGAAAACTCTAAATTTACATGGAAAACAGTCAGAGGTAAACAGTGTCTCTGTGACTTAAGGGATGTTTAAACCCTTAAGTCACAGAgtcatatttaaataataaagagcTCAGTATAGCAGAGACCTCCTGACAAGTCTTGCCCTTTGTCTTTGtttatgaataaagttttattggaacacagctATACTTGTTTATGTGCTGTCTGTGGCTGCCTTTGATTTACAGAGACAGAAATTAGAAGTTGCAACAGAAAACATGAAGTTGAAATATATAAACCATATTTTTCTCAGGATAACTTTGCTGTCCCATAGTGTAGAACTTTTTAAACTGCTTTCAGTTTCTTAGTTGCATGTGTGCCTCCATTTTGGTGTtgcctttttattattaatcacttttctgttgctatgataaaataccacgaCTAAAGGTAACTTaagagagtgctgggattaaaggcctgcaccattACATAGCTTATTACAAATCTTAAACGTCTATATTTTGAGTTTCTTAGTTGCTCAGGGATAGGGAGTGGGTCTTATTTATGTTACTGGGCAAATACTCAAAGCCTAGTACTTAAATGGGTTCATTTGTTTCCACCTCCacttgaattgtgtgtgtgtgtgtgtatgtgtgtgtgtgtgtgtgtgtgtgtgtgtgtgtgtgtgtgaaactgtgaagagacacagtaCAGAGAAACCTATCACTCCAGAATGTTTTTTTGAATTCTTTTGGTTTTCCAGCAGGCCTTTAAAAGGTTCCCCTAGTGGGATGTTCTGTCACTTCTCCCATTCATGAGACAGGAATATGACCCATCTCCTTCAACACCCTGTAATGCATCACTTGTTTTTAGACGAGAAAAACGAGTCAGATTTCCTTTGGTCATAGTCAGTAGCAGACTAATGCATTTCCCTCTGCTCTAGCCTCTTATCTCAGCTTCCAGGTAAGTGGCCCACCTCAGCCAAAGCTTTTCTTTAAAGGAGAATGTTTTGATATTCTTCTTTTAAGGTGTGAGAGGGGCCTGGACCATGCCATCCCCCATTATGTCACCACATACTTGCCACTTCTGCTTGTCCTTGTGGCCAACCCAATCCTGTTTCACAAGACAGTGGCTTCAGGTAAGTCTTGGGAGAATTACACTTGGTATACAGACATTGAGTACATCTGCATGCCTTggatacatataaaaatacagcTGTTCCATCTGGAATTACATATGAGAATTGACCTTATTCATCTTTCTTCTAAGACATGAGCAgacagtggttaagagaattggctgctcttccagaagtcctgatttcaattcccagaagccacatggtagctcacaactgactctaataggatctgatgccctcttctggagtgtcagcaacagtgtatacacatacacaaaataagtaaacacatgtttcaaaaacattaaataaaaagacatgagCAGAATACAGTTGGACTAACTGACCTTGTTTAATACATGAAATGTGAAagcctatttacttatttactacGCAGTGTTTTTGCTGACATTTGCTTAGCTAAAGACCATGAGTTTTAGTTGAGGCTTTACTTCTATGCTGGGCTCCTCCAGAGTCTGCCCTTAGTATAAAGGACCTGAAGGtgactttttaaaactgtagAGGTAACATAGAAGTAGATAGAGCAAAAGGTAGATAAGGGGAAGGGATGAGGTATGGACTCAGAGTCTGGTCATTCCTATGTACTCACTTGGCCTATGCATTTTGTCAGATGTACAGGAAGCAGGATTTGGAACACAGGAAACAGATCCATTGCGATTGTAAAAACTAGATTAGAGGGAGAGGGACATGCCTCTTACAGCTAGGACTAGAGACCTGTGTGTCTCAACCCTACCACCTCCTCAAGTGAGATGGAGTGAGTGCCCATTTGTCTTATGCTTCTTTGCATCTCTTGGGTAGAATGTGAATTAAGGCATTAATTTGCACATTGGTCTTCACAGAAAGGTCATTTAAGAATTAGAAGTTGTAGAAATTTCTAAAGAGAGTTCTTAGTTTCTGTCACTAGTGATAAACTATTGACACTTTAGATGCATCTTTTCCTACCTTCTTTTAAATGTGGTGcattaaatatacttttatgCTGAAGTATCAACAGATGGTTGAActgaaaaaagatttatttatttactatttttatgtttatgtgtgtgtgcctacctGAGTTTATGTGGATTACATGCATgtagagaccaaaagagggcatcagattcactggaactgaagttaaaagTGGTCGTGGGCTACCATGCAGTTGCTAGGAACCAAGAGCaagaagtgcttttaaccattgaggcatctctctagctcttggttatagaattaaaaaaaattaaaacatctatTATTAGTAATAGGTACTTATTGTCattggatggatttttttttttttttNNNNNNNNNNNNNNNNNNNNNNNNNNNNNNNNNNNNNNNNNNNNNNNNNNNNNNNNNNNNNNNNNNNNNNNNNNNNNNNNNNNNNNNNNNNNNNNNNNNNNNNNNNNNNNNNNNNNNNNNNNNNNNNNNNNNNNNNNNNNNNNNNNNNNNNNNNNNNNNNNNNNNNNNNNNNNNNNNNNNNNNNNNNNNNNNNNNNNNNNNNNNNNNNNNNNNNNNNNNNNNNNNNNNNNNNNNNNNNNNNNNNNNNNNNNNNNNNNNNNNNNNNNNNNNNNNNNNNNNNNNNNNNNNNNNNNNNNNNNNNNNNNNNNNNNNNNNNNNNNNNNNNNNNNNNNNNNNNNNNNNNNNNNNNNNNNNNNNNNNNNNNNNNNNNNNNNNNNNNNNNNNNNNNNNNNNNNNNNNNNNNNNNNNNNNNNNNNNNNNNNNNNNNNNNNNNNNNNNNNNNNNNNNNNNNNNNNNNNNNNNNNNNNNNNNNNNNNNNNNNNNNNNNNNNNNNNNNNNNNNNNNNNNNNNNNNNNNNNNNNNNNNNNNNNNNNNNNNNNNNNNNNNNNNNNNNNNNNNNNNNNNNNNNNNNNNNNNNNNNNNNNNNNNNNNNNNNNNNNNNNNNNNNNNNNNNNNNNNNNNNNNNNNNNNNNNNNNNNNNNNNNNNNNNNNNNNNNNNNNNNNNNNNNNNNNNNNNNNNNNNNNNNNNNNNNNNNNNNNNNNNNNNNNNNNNNNNNNNNNNNNNNNNNNNNNNNNNNNNNNNNNNNNNNNNNNNNNNNNNNNNNNNNNNNNNNNNNNNNNNNNNNNNNNNNNNNNNNNNNNNNNNNNNNNNNNNNNNNNNNNNNNNNNNNNNNNNNNNNNNNNNNNNNNNNNNNNNNNNNNNNNNNNNNNNNNNNNNNNNNNNNNNNNNNNNNNNNNNNNNNNNNNNNNNNNNNNNNNNNNNNNNNNNNNNNNNNNNNNNNNNNNNNNNNNNNNNNNNNNNNNNNNNNNNNNNNNNNNNNNNNNNNNNNNNNNNNNNNNNNNNNNNNNNNNNNNNNNNNNNNNNNNNNNNNNNNNNNNNNNNNNNNNNNNNNNNNNNNNNNNNNNNNNNNNNNNNNNNNNNNNNNNNNNNNNNNNNNNNNNNNNNNNNNNNNNNNNNNNNNNNNNNNNNNNNNNNNNNNNNNNNNNNNNNNNNNNNNNNNNNNNNNNNNNNNNNNNNNNNNNNNNNNNNNNNNNNNNNNNNNNNNNNNNNNNNNNNNNNNNNNNNNNNNNNNNNNNNNNNNNNNNNNNNNNNNNNNatatatatatatatatatatatatatatatatatatatatatatatatatataacatgtgtttgtgtatatgtatggccCTGGTATTATAAGGACACCAGATACAACACTGTAATGACTGTCAGTAATGGGTTTTGCTTCATGCTTTTCTGGCTGTGTGTAAGGGTTCGTATCTGCTatggttttcttctctgttatGGAGTTAATGTAAGTCATGAATGTTTTCTGATGTTCCTTTATACTCCTACAGTGGCCTCTTtactgaaaggaagaaaaggtgtttacacagagaatgagagactgaTGGGGGCTGTGATCAAGACCCGTTTTTTCAAAATAATGCTGGTGTTAATTGCATGGTAACCTTTCTTctagtatttttgttgttggttataTTAGTGAGAAGGATATGCCAACTTGCCATTTTACTTCTCCAAATGTGACTTGAGaattccaaaggaaagaaaatcttgaGACAATGCAGGTCAGCAAGTCATATTTTTTGTAAAACCTTAATGACAATTATATACCAAATCATGAGAATAAGAAATTGAGTGTtcaaggtttgttttatttttcttttttaaagaaagattctgccgggcgtggttgtgcacgcctttaatcccagcactttggaggcagaggcaggcggatgtctgagttcgaagccagcctggtctacagagtgagttccaggacagccaggactatacagagaaaccctgtctcgaaaaacaaacaacaaacaaaaaaagaaacaaatatcctgccagtttttcttttcttttcttttctctcctcctcctcctcttccttctcctctttctttctattttgttattgttttgagacagtgtctcactgtataCCCCGGCTGACCCAGAACACATAATATAGTCTTAGGCGGCCTTGAATTTTCCATGATTGATTCCATTGCCTCTGCCTGTcaaagcactgggattataggcatgtgttacCAGGACTAGCTGTATgttcagttttcaaatatttaagcCATACGCACCTGATATTTCATCCCATTGTTGGGCTAAGCAAAATAAAGAAGCAGTCAtgctgtttattttgtgtgtttaaacATTTTggctgtgtatatgtatatgcactatGTGCATGTTTGGAAAGCAGAAGAGGATGCCCAGATTCCCCTGGAGTTaccaattctttttgttttttaagatggaggcagagtctcactgtgttgcACTGGGTGGcaggaactcagaaatatgcctgcctctgggTTTAAAGATATGTGGCATTGTACCCAGAAGGTACAGACattagtgagccaccatgtgagtgctaaaAACTGACCATAGATCCtcttacagagcaagttctagtaCAGCTAGggcacacaaagaaactctgtcttggaaagaCCCACTCAACCTCCTCCCCCAAAAGATTGTTATAACAATAGTAATGAATCAGTACCAAAGAGAACACAGCGTATTAATCCCCCTGGCACAAGGACTTTTATTTAAATGCCCTCCTAGGATAGGTCTAAATTATCTGCAGCATATATATTCACCTTGTTATTTTACATTCCAGGGACCTTCAaagattaacattttaaaaacccacaTAAGGACTTGTACTGTTtatttttctactgctgtgataaaacactgtgacaaaggcaatttatagaagcaaaggtttatttggggcttatacTTCCAGAAAGATAGGAATTCATCACCGTCATAGcagagtttctttcctttttgtggcagcaggcaggttgGCATGGCCTAGAAACTGCAGCTAAGAGTTCACATCCTAATCCacaaaaaggaagcaaagaagctCAAGGGGGATGGCATGGACCTTTGAAACTTCAGAGCTCACTGCCAGTGACATTCCTCTAACAAATCTGTATTTCCTCATCTCTCCCAAATAATTCCACCAAatgggatcaagtgttcaaacatatgagcctacaGAAGCCATTCTCCTTCAAAATACCACAGATTGGTGCAATAGTTCAGCAAGTAGAGGTGCTTATGCTCAGGCCTGACTACTTGAATTTGATTTCTGCATCTCATAAGGTggtaagagagaactgactcctagaGATGTCCTTTGATtacctcctgcccctcccccatctcccagcACACACTAATTCCATATAAAACATCAAAATGGCATTTTGGACTCCATTGAAATGTTAAGtcatttttccaaaataaataaataaataaataaaaagaaagaaagaaagaaagaaaagaaggaaagaaaggaaggaagaaaggaagagaagaaaaagtcttGAAGGTTACCTCTCTTATGGAGAATGATTTCTAGTTTGATACAAGGCTAAACTTTACATCTTGATGTGATGTAAAGTGTTTCTATCAGGAGAATTGGTTGAGGTCTGTGTTAGACCAAGAGAAGAAATTGTGTTTCAATTAAAGTCTTGCTGCCAACTCAATTCCTTGCCACAAAAATGATCATGTTGCCACAAAGAACTGGTACATTTAAACCACAGTTAAAGTCGCTATGAATTTCACTGAGTGCTTTCTTCACCaatggattattttctttccatcagtTGGTTGTCCAATATCATCAATGAAAGTCTTTTGTTCTACCTTGAAATGCAACCAGATATCCATGGAGGCTCTCTGAAACGCATCCAGAATGCAGCCAGGACCACATGGTTTATTATGGTAGGCTAATCTTGACTGAATTTTTCTTCTTGtaagataaaaaaagaagaagaagaaaatcaatatgaaaaCAACCATTTGAAGTAcactgtgtaaatatataaacactagGTTTATGGACTGCCGTTATCACTAGTGCCCTGCCATGCTAGGTTTAGTCATTGTATTACTAAAAAGGCTTAGAGCTGAGCTGTGGCCTGGTGACAGTGGTTTCTGGGCTTGATCTTCAATCTTCAGTACTGcaaaatgagtgagtgagtgaaagaacaaataaaagtaagACAATCTCTGTTAAGTCATTGTGGCCTAGAGTATGAGACATCTGAAGTTAACTCATAGTATCAAActgttaatcttttttatttgttttttattagacttatttactttattttgtgtgtgtgtgtgtgtgtgtgtgtatgtgtgagtgtgtgtgtgtgtgtgtgtgtgtgtgtgtttcagaggaAGACCATTGAGCAGGATGGAACTTATGATTATGGTGACTGAAGATTGTCACTTTTTCTATACTCCTTTGACTTTAATGTATTCTTTTGCCTTCCTTCCTAGGGAATACTGAATCCAGCCCAAGGACTTCTCTTGTCTCTGGTCTTCTATGGCTGGACAGGATGCAGCCTGGATGTCCATCCTCCCAAGATGGTGATTCAGTGGGAAACAATGACTGCTTCTGCTGCCGAGGGCACATACCAGACCCTTGTGGGTTCCTGTGTGCCCCATGAAAACCCCAGGAAGGTTGTGTGTGTCGGGGGGCATACTTCTGATGAGGTGCTGAGCATTTTGTCTGAAGGTAATGCTTTATTGCAAGGAAAGTGAACTGCAGAGCTCCAGAACTCCCTGGAAGTCCTTCATTAAGCAGGGAGCTACAGATGGGAACTTACATGTcattatactctttttttttttttttttttttttttttttttttttcgagacagggtttctctgtgtagccttggctgtcctggaactcactctgtagaccaggccagcctcggactcagaaatccgcctgcctctgcctcccaagtgctgggattaaaggtgtgcgccaccacacccagtgtcaCTATACTCTTGCattttctcttccacttcttttcatttttatgtattctcTCTTTTAGTAATCTatgtcattttatgtatatggttgttttgtctgcatgtgtgtctgtgtaccatattcATACCCTCTACCCATGGAAGCCAAAAGGTGGGGTCAGATCCTGCCCGAACTGAAGTTACGGGttgttgtaagctgccatgtgggtgctgggaattgaacaggaCTCTTCTagaatagccagtgctcctaaggaCTAAGCCAGTTCTCCAGTCcctcatttgtttttaagacagagtttcactatggAACAAAAGCTAGCCTCTAACAttcaattcccctgcctcagctgttTGGATGGTGGTTGCTACAATTTTCTGTCTCTCTAAggagaaagatttaaaaacactCAGTACCCAAATTGGAGACCTACAatcgcctgtaactccagcttcaggggatctgatggcctcttttaATCTGGGTgggcacatgaacacatatactcataatacacataaaaaaaatgaatctaaacaacaacaaacttaacTCAGGGACATCAGAGCAATCCTGCCCATCCTCAGCTGACCCATAGAGAATGGATAGGAAACATGTAGTTTTGCTGCTAAACTCCAGCATCCCTTATCCTTGGCTAGCTGCTTCTACATTCTGTTGCCTGTGCTATGCACTTTAGAGTGTTTATTAGCCTTTCTGATTTCAGCTCACTGTAGTGTGAGAATTTAAACTCTTTACACAGAAACAATATCTTCTGTGGACATAGATCAGAAAAAATGTCTCATTTGCAAAGCTTAAAGAAACTTGCATTTTTGAACATGTTAATATCTGGGatacatatagatatatctatatgcactgcaaacacacacacacacacacacacacacacacacacacacacacacacacagccaaagaCAATACATAGTCCTGACAAACTTTATACCAAGTTAGAAGGaggaactttttaaatttaattttattttattttttatttttatttttaattattattggatattttcttttatcttcc
This window of the Mus pahari chromosome X, PAHARI_EIJ_v1.1, whole genome shotgun sequence genome carries:
- the Gpr143 gene encoding G-protein coupled receptor 143: MASPRLGIFCCPTWDAATELVLSFQPRVFHALCLGSGTLRLVLGLLQLLSGRRSVGHRAPATSPAASVHILRAATACDLLGCLGIVIRSTVWVAYPEFIENISNVNGTDIWPAAFCVGSAMWIQLLYSACFWWLFCYAVDVYLVIRRSAGQSTILLYHIMAWGLAVLLCVEGAVMLYYPSVSRCERGLDHAIPHYVTTYLPLLLVLVANPILFHKTVASVASLLKGRKGVYTENERLMGAVIKTRFFKIMLVLIACWLSNIINESLLFYLEMQPDIHGGSLKRIQNAARTTWFIMGILNPAQGLLLSLVFYGWTGCSLDVHPPKMVIQWETMTASAAEGTYQTLVGSCVPHENPRKVVCVGGHTSDEVLSILSEDSDASTVEIHTATGSRNIKEVDSISQAQGEL